The Pseudomonas asiatica genome has a segment encoding these proteins:
- a CDS encoding acyl-CoA dehydrogenase, producing MLLLWLVVLVIGAAYLTHRRLAPLQILGIMAAYVLLMGIFSSAPGWLLTLLWIVLALKVALVALPEWRRKVFTGPVFKWFQRTLPPMSQTEREAIDAGTVWWDGELFSGRPDWRTLLAYPAPKLSEEEQAFIDGPTEQLCAMVSDWQIGQDMDLPPEAWAHIKQNGFFALIIPREYGGKGFSAYAHSQVAMKLATRSGDLASTVMVPNSLGPAELLLHYGTDEQRNHYLPRLARGDEIPCFALTGPLAGSDAGAMPDTGVVCKGQWNGEEVIGLRLNWEKRYITLGPVATLLGLAFKAYDPDHLLGEQEELGISLALIPTDTPGVEIGKRHLPLGAAFMNGPNSGKDVFVPLDFLIGGQAMLGKGWMMLMNCLSVGRSISLPAVGTGAAKYTSLVTGQYANIREQFNVPLAAFEGIQESMARIGGNAWLLDSARLLTAKAVDLGEKPSVLSAILKYHLTERGRECIQHAMDVHGGKAIIMGPNNYLGRNWQGAPIFITVEGANILSRNLMIFGQGAIRCHPFVLKEMALAGREDRDQALREFDDLLMKHILFAASNAASTLVLNLGLGRLESVPGDALSQGYFRALNRQAAAFALLADLSMMLLGGALKRRERLSARLGDVLSYLYLASAALKRYHDLGSPEHMQPLLRWAMEESLGQAETALDRLLDNFPNRFAGCALRVLVFPFGRRHTGPSDELDAEVAALIGRSKGDPALEELLAGCFRPQADGDPVAALQRAADLLDGAAPLHKALHQAIKEGKVQPATGQSIIDAAVESGALQPGEGQRLHEAEHARRAVIDVDAFDKTQLLPEPGKVR from the coding sequence ATGTTGCTGTTGTGGTTGGTAGTGCTGGTGATCGGCGCGGCGTACCTCACGCACCGGCGCCTGGCGCCCTTGCAGATTCTCGGCATCATGGCCGCTTATGTGCTGCTGATGGGCATTTTCAGCAGCGCTCCCGGCTGGCTGCTGACCCTGCTCTGGATAGTGCTGGCACTGAAAGTCGCCCTGGTGGCGCTGCCGGAATGGCGCCGCAAGGTATTCACAGGCCCCGTGTTCAAGTGGTTCCAGCGCACCCTGCCGCCAATGTCGCAAACCGAGCGCGAGGCGATCGACGCCGGCACCGTATGGTGGGACGGCGAACTGTTCAGCGGCCGTCCAGATTGGCGCACCCTGCTCGCCTACCCGGCGCCGAAGCTGAGCGAAGAAGAACAGGCCTTCATCGATGGCCCGACGGAACAGCTCTGCGCCATGGTCAGCGACTGGCAGATCGGCCAGGACATGGACCTGCCGCCCGAAGCCTGGGCACATATCAAGCAGAATGGCTTCTTCGCCCTGATCATCCCCAGGGAATACGGCGGCAAAGGCTTTTCAGCCTACGCCCACTCCCAGGTGGCGATGAAACTGGCCACCCGCAGCGGCGACCTGGCTTCCACCGTGATGGTGCCCAACTCGCTCGGGCCGGCCGAACTGCTGCTGCATTACGGTACCGACGAACAACGCAACCACTACCTGCCACGCCTGGCGCGTGGCGATGAAATCCCCTGCTTCGCCCTCACCGGCCCGCTGGCCGGCTCCGACGCAGGCGCCATGCCTGACACCGGGGTGGTCTGCAAGGGGCAATGGAACGGCGAAGAGGTCATCGGCCTGCGCCTGAACTGGGAAAAACGCTATATCACCCTCGGGCCCGTCGCCACCCTGCTGGGCCTGGCGTTCAAGGCCTACGACCCGGACCACCTGCTCGGCGAGCAGGAAGAACTGGGTATCAGCCTGGCGCTGATCCCTACCGACACGCCCGGCGTCGAAATCGGCAAACGCCACCTGCCACTGGGCGCCGCGTTCATGAACGGCCCCAACAGCGGCAAGGACGTATTCGTGCCGCTGGATTTCCTCATCGGTGGCCAGGCCATGCTCGGCAAGGGCTGGATGATGCTGATGAACTGCCTGTCGGTAGGCCGCTCCATCTCCCTGCCGGCCGTGGGCACTGGCGCTGCCAAATACACCAGCCTGGTCACCGGCCAGTACGCCAACATCCGCGAACAGTTCAATGTTCCGCTGGCTGCCTTCGAAGGCATCCAGGAGTCGATGGCACGCATCGGCGGCAATGCCTGGCTGCTGGACAGCGCGCGGCTGCTGACCGCCAAGGCCGTGGACCTGGGCGAGAAGCCTTCGGTGCTGTCGGCGATCCTCAAGTACCACCTCACCGAGCGCGGCCGCGAATGCATCCAGCACGCCATGGATGTGCACGGTGGCAAGGCCATCATCATGGGGCCAAACAACTATCTGGGGCGCAACTGGCAAGGGGCGCCGATCTTCATCACCGTCGAAGGCGCCAACATCCTTTCGCGCAACCTGATGATCTTCGGCCAGGGCGCTATCCGCTGCCACCCGTTCGTGCTCAAGGAAATGGCCCTGGCCGGCCGCGAGGACCGCGATCAGGCATTGAGGGAATTCGATGACCTGTTGATGAAACACATCCTGTTCGCCGCGAGCAATGCGGCCAGCACGCTGGTGTTGAACCTCGGCCTGGGCCGCCTGGAGAGCGTACCGGGTGACGCCTTGAGCCAAGGTTACTTCCGGGCGCTCAACCGCCAGGCCGCGGCCTTCGCCCTGCTCGCTGACCTGTCGATGATGCTGCTGGGCGGTGCGCTGAAACGCCGCGAACGGCTGAGCGCAAGGCTGGGGGATGTACTGAGTTACCTGTACCTGGCCAGCGCTGCGCTCAAGCGCTATCACGACCTGGGCTCACCGGAACACATGCAGCCCTTGCTGCGCTGGGCGATGGAAGAAAGCCTGGGCCAGGCGGAAACGGCCCTGGACCGGCTGCTCGACAACTTCCCCAACCGCTTTGCCGGCTGTGCGTTGCGCGTGCTGGTGTTCCCCTTCGGCCGCCGCCACACCGGCCCAAGCGATGAACTGGATGCCGAAGTAGCGGCGTTGATCGGTCGCAGCAAGGGCGACCCAGCCCTGGAGGAGCTGCTCGCAGGTTGCTTCCGCCCGCAGGCCGATGGCGACCCGGTAGCGGCACTACAACGGGCCGCCGACTTGCTGGATGGGGCGGCCCCACTGCACAAGGCACTGCACCAAGCTATCAAGGAAGGCAAGGTTCAGCCTGCAACAGGGCAGTCGATAATCGATGCGGCAGTGGAAAGCGGTGCGCTACAGCCTGGTGAGGGGCAACGACTGCACGAGGCAGAGCACGCCCGCCGGGCGGTGATCGATGTGGATGCCTTCGACAAGACACAGTTGCTGCCCGAACCAGGCAAGGTACGCTGA
- a CDS encoding glutathione S-transferase, which produces MLKIWGRKNSSNVRKALWVAHELGLDFESIDAGGAFGVVNEPHYRARNPNGLVPMLEDGDLTLWESNTIVRYLCAEYGAEQGWYLDDPRQRALADKWMDWTTSSFATPFRPLFWGLLRTPEDQRDWVAINAAHKQCAQLLAIADEALAKQPYLSGDQIGMGDIPLGSFIYAWFEMPIERPAMHHLEAWYERLKARPAYQAAVMTALT; this is translated from the coding sequence ATGCTGAAGATCTGGGGCCGCAAGAATTCGAGCAATGTGCGCAAGGCGCTGTGGGTCGCCCACGAGTTGGGCCTGGATTTCGAGTCGATCGACGCCGGCGGCGCCTTCGGCGTGGTCAACGAGCCGCACTACCGTGCGCGCAACCCCAACGGCCTGGTGCCGATGCTGGAAGACGGCGACCTGACCCTGTGGGAATCCAACACCATCGTTCGCTACCTGTGCGCCGAGTACGGTGCGGAGCAGGGCTGGTACCTGGACGACCCGCGTCAGCGCGCCCTGGCGGACAAGTGGATGGACTGGACCACCTCGTCCTTCGCCACGCCGTTCCGCCCACTGTTCTGGGGCCTGTTGCGCACCCCGGAAGACCAGCGCGACTGGGTGGCGATCAACGCTGCGCACAAGCAATGCGCCCAGCTGCTGGCCATTGCCGACGAAGCCCTGGCCAAACAACCGTACCTTTCCGGTGACCAGATCGGCATGGGCGACATCCCATTGGGAAGCTTCATCTATGCCTGGTTCGAAATGCCCATCGAGCGCCCGGCCATGCATCACCTGGAGGCCTGGTACGAGCGCCTCAAGGCCCGCCCTGCGTACCAGGCAGCGGTAATGACTGCGCTGACCTGA